The following proteins are encoded in a genomic region of Sorangiineae bacterium MSr12523:
- a CDS encoding zinc-dependent metalloprotease — MSKIRSARRLLLPLAVAAVGCTSENSPQTNDSDVLQRGQAFVAIPRANGGNNESFYLAVSKKELDRRYFLSADMKQAYPGRAASSAVRSLGTRVVAFHEQDGKILVLDVQDGRTSKDAISVPVDPLQMVEAYPIVDDYAPFFHLAEHDHYVLFDPAAGIRRFGVAPDSYESQATSPLRLRVDLSYLQSFRSIHDGAAFEQVFAGTLNDASGAPRREPTVSGTLGIALRRYAEGENFRAANATGFSRPYFLRAEPLRAKNPGDMVRPVNEFRPVAKWNIHPGMKPIRWRISRPFVDLGTQYPKYDIVGAIQAGVENWNAVFGFKALEAHVASTPDAQTDDDENDVIYDNDPTYRFAFADSRVNPNTGEIRGASVYFNAVWLREAIERLDPQPGSSAPDSARVPQILPPALPITWGEFRPTPLCTLWAPGTGLPQNAATRVDPARAVEKFLTFITLHEIGHTLGLRHNFKGSLVPSPQQNSVMDYLDAEDVVAADRDHPGPYDDDAIRLLYGFSSSEPAQPFCTDDSVGVDPTCMAYDHTEDPLAKFWGPTYNGFLESVLRNQDPTGSFMRAIHRFYLTGLSGFLISGTSSDQARAWSQLDQLLAVGIDHTADNINYPGYTNRLSAYQNHLLHRLFFDPPNRPGSTARDLVLTGDALAAFTTSLKGVIVNGDRYRGWDTRRTAVDVLKKMQVQAAYDALLAARASLAASRPKPGDDATGGEATRTDDLIAWIDSVTHPYYK; from the coding sequence ATGTCCAAAATTCGTTCTGCGAGGCGTCTTCTTTTGCCACTGGCGGTCGCCGCCGTAGGCTGCACGAGCGAAAACTCGCCCCAGACCAACGATTCGGATGTTCTTCAACGGGGGCAAGCCTTCGTTGCCATTCCGCGCGCGAATGGAGGAAACAATGAATCGTTTTATTTGGCAGTCAGCAAGAAGGAGCTCGATCGACGGTATTTCCTATCCGCCGATATGAAGCAAGCATATCCAGGAAGGGCGGCCTCCAGCGCGGTCCGCTCGCTTGGTACGCGTGTCGTTGCTTTTCATGAACAGGACGGAAAAATCCTCGTCCTCGACGTGCAGGATGGTCGCACCTCGAAAGACGCGATCAGCGTACCTGTCGACCCGCTGCAGATGGTCGAGGCCTATCCGATCGTGGACGATTACGCGCCCTTCTTCCATTTGGCCGAACACGACCATTACGTTCTTTTCGACCCGGCGGCAGGCATCCGTCGATTTGGTGTGGCGCCCGACTCGTATGAAAGCCAGGCGACGAGCCCGCTCCGTTTGCGCGTGGACCTTTCGTATCTCCAAAGCTTTCGGTCCATCCACGACGGTGCGGCCTTCGAGCAAGTGTTCGCCGGCACGCTGAACGATGCCTCGGGGGCCCCTCGGCGGGAGCCGACGGTCTCGGGCACGCTGGGCATTGCATTGCGCCGCTACGCCGAGGGCGAGAATTTTCGAGCCGCAAATGCCACCGGTTTCTCTCGACCGTACTTCCTTCGCGCCGAGCCGCTGCGGGCGAAGAATCCAGGCGACATGGTCAGGCCCGTCAACGAATTCAGACCCGTTGCCAAATGGAATATCCACCCTGGCATGAAGCCGATTCGCTGGCGCATCTCTCGACCATTCGTCGATTTGGGCACGCAGTATCCAAAATACGATATCGTCGGCGCCATTCAGGCCGGCGTCGAAAACTGGAACGCGGTATTCGGCTTCAAGGCTTTGGAGGCACACGTCGCCTCGACTCCGGATGCGCAAACGGACGACGACGAGAATGACGTCATTTACGATAACGATCCCACGTACCGGTTTGCCTTTGCCGATTCGCGGGTCAATCCGAATACGGGCGAGATTCGCGGCGCCAGCGTCTACTTCAATGCCGTATGGCTGCGGGAGGCCATCGAGCGGCTGGACCCGCAGCCCGGATCGAGCGCGCCTGACAGCGCACGCGTCCCGCAGATCCTGCCCCCGGCTCTTCCGATCACGTGGGGCGAGTTCCGGCCGACGCCCTTGTGCACACTCTGGGCGCCCGGCACGGGTTTGCCGCAAAATGCGGCTACGCGCGTGGATCCGGCGCGCGCGGTGGAGAAGTTCCTCACCTTCATCACGCTGCACGAGATTGGCCACACGCTCGGTCTTCGTCACAACTTCAAAGGATCCCTCGTGCCATCGCCGCAGCAAAACTCCGTCATGGATTACCTCGACGCGGAGGATGTCGTGGCGGCCGATCGCGATCACCCAGGGCCGTACGACGACGATGCCATTCGTCTTCTCTATGGATTCTCGTCGAGCGAGCCCGCGCAGCCTTTTTGCACCGACGACAGCGTCGGCGTCGATCCGACGTGCATGGCCTACGACCACACCGAAGATCCTCTGGCCAAGTTTTGGGGCCCCACCTACAACGGCTTTCTCGAGAGCGTGTTGCGCAATCAGGATCCCACCGGGTCCTTCATGCGCGCCATCCATCGGTTTTACCTTACGGGCCTATCGGGCTTCCTCATCTCGGGCACATCCTCCGACCAGGCGCGCGCATGGTCGCAGCTCGATCAGCTTTTGGCCGTGGGCATCGATCACACGGCGGACAATATCAACTATCCTGGGTACACGAATCGTTTGAGCGCGTATCAGAATCATCTGCTCCATCGACTCTTCTTCGACCCGCCCAATCGGCCTGGTTCCACGGCAAGGGACCTCGTACTCACCGGTGATGCGTTGGCCGCATTCACCACGTCGTTGAAAGGCGTCATCGTCAACGGCGATCGCTACCGCGGATGGGACACGCGCCGTACCGCGGTGGACGTGCTGAAGAAGATGCAAGTTCAGGCAGCGTACGACGCACTGCTCGCCGCGCGCGCTTCGCTTGCGGCCTCGCGGCCGAAGCCGGGTGACGATGCCACGGGCGGCGAGGCCACGCGCACGGACGATCTCATCGCGTGGATCGATAGCGTGACGCACCCGTATTACAAGTAG
- a CDS encoding TolC family protein, whose translation MFGLFASTLLLATLTLEDARGLARQNIDVRVAALQVQQAREQQRIARAAVLPQVAVRAEFGAIWTGPQRYTSTFPSGPAGEAYERQSVEVPAYEQAVYSLGLGISQLLYDGGRFWNEIARTRTLVEAEKGRLAEQELAVTLETDRLYFEVWRATRVRESLDRAIEHSAEQKKRAEVQLAYGRAQRRDVIDAELNHANDQLARARQEARVTHGRSALAAWLLLDHDGFAIGALAPLGPLAPAEPADALPRWLARARAKRPLLTALIREREAAERQIATARAAWFPRVTAELGYQRQGATFSPFFTDPSKQNAFQGSIVATWNIFDGFATSAAVASAKLRVEQVKLEARRAEVQIEAEIRQAVATHAASWNAYVIAERSRGLAGLDLRLAEERFEAGTGSTLEIRDAQVKWLQAELSAIDAEAEVRLSRSTLTRVVGGP comes from the coding sequence ATGTTTGGTCTTTTTGCGAGCACCCTACTGCTCGCAACGCTTACCCTCGAGGATGCTCGGGGGCTCGCCCGGCAGAACATCGATGTTCGCGTCGCCGCGCTGCAGGTGCAGCAGGCTCGCGAGCAGCAGCGCATCGCGCGTGCCGCCGTGCTTCCGCAGGTGGCCGTGCGCGCGGAGTTTGGCGCCATCTGGACGGGCCCGCAGCGTTACACCTCGACGTTTCCCTCGGGGCCGGCCGGCGAGGCGTACGAGCGGCAATCGGTGGAGGTGCCCGCGTACGAGCAAGCCGTCTACAGCCTCGGCCTCGGCATTTCGCAGCTGCTTTACGACGGCGGGCGCTTCTGGAACGAGATTGCGCGCACACGCACCTTGGTCGAGGCGGAAAAAGGGCGGCTCGCGGAACAAGAGCTCGCGGTGACCCTGGAGACCGATCGACTCTATTTCGAGGTGTGGCGCGCGACGCGCGTTCGCGAATCGCTGGATCGGGCCATCGAGCACTCGGCGGAGCAGAAAAAGCGCGCCGAGGTGCAGCTTGCCTACGGCCGTGCGCAACGCCGCGACGTCATCGACGCCGAGCTCAATCACGCGAACGACCAGCTGGCGCGTGCGCGGCAAGAGGCGCGCGTGACCCATGGTCGAAGCGCGCTCGCGGCTTGGTTGCTCCTCGATCACGATGGTTTCGCGATTGGGGCGCTGGCGCCGCTTGGACCCTTGGCACCTGCCGAGCCGGCCGATGCGCTGCCTCGGTGGCTTGCGCGGGCGCGCGCGAAGCGGCCGCTGTTGACGGCGTTGATCCGCGAGCGCGAGGCCGCCGAACGGCAGATTGCCACGGCGCGCGCAGCGTGGTTTCCGCGCGTGACCGCGGAGCTCGGGTACCAGCGGCAGGGGGCGACGTTCTCACCGTTCTTCACCGACCCCTCGAAGCAAAATGCCTTCCAGGGAAGCATCGTGGCGACTTGGAACATCTTCGACGGATTCGCCACCTCCGCGGCGGTCGCAAGCGCGAAGCTCCGCGTCGAGCAAGTGAAGCTCGAGGCACGCCGCGCGGAAGTCCAAATCGAAGCGGAGATACGGCAGGCCGTCGCGACCCATGCCGCGAGTTGGAATGCGTACGTCATTGCCGAGCGAAGCCGCGGGCTCGCCGGGCTCGATCTGCGGCTGGCCGAGGAGCGCTTCGAGGCCGGCACCGGCTCCACGTTGGAGATCCGCGATGCGCAGGTGAAATGGCTGCAGGCGGAGCTCTCCGCCATCGACGCGGAGGCCGAGGTGCGTCTTTCGCGCTCGACCCTCACCCGGGTCGTGGGCGGGCCATGA
- a CDS encoding ABC transporter permease has protein sequence MISLARATLIHEWRRFVPAVFAVAFSGLLVLVQIALLVGAFANVTVYIDQSRADLWVGFRDTPAVDQARNIPERTLTSLWMHPEVVRVEAFNWGGGDFRRPDGAPVSGYLVGVDTRADALTFGKLLNAEQRHLLDEPDGIVIDAADQEKLGVEVGDHAELNGRHVKVVGTVRGIRAPGGANIVSSLATARRIDPSLLHTEDVAYYLVKLRDPKRAEAVRDALQPKGTFRPFTVWTAEEFSSQSQMYWVMESGSGSGFAFSSLLGAVVGAVITSQTLMAAIVASLREYATLRALGVSLGALRRVVLEQSLWVGLIGLVITLLTTFALRMAADRMAVTMLVPPVAVAGTSVLVLAIAACSGLLAVRQLARAEPASLLR, from the coding sequence ATGATTTCCCTCGCACGCGCGACCCTGATTCACGAGTGGCGGCGCTTCGTGCCCGCCGTGTTCGCGGTCGCTTTCTCGGGGTTGTTGGTGCTCGTGCAGATTGCGCTCTTGGTGGGCGCCTTTGCCAACGTCACCGTGTACATCGACCAATCGCGCGCGGATCTGTGGGTCGGATTTCGCGATACGCCGGCCGTCGATCAAGCGCGCAACATCCCCGAGCGAACCTTGACCTCACTCTGGATGCACCCCGAGGTGGTGCGTGTGGAAGCCTTCAACTGGGGCGGTGGCGACTTCCGCCGGCCCGACGGCGCACCGGTGAGCGGCTACCTCGTCGGCGTCGATACGCGAGCGGACGCGCTCACCTTCGGCAAGCTTCTCAACGCCGAGCAGCGCCACTTGCTCGACGAGCCCGATGGCATCGTCATCGACGCGGCGGACCAGGAAAAGCTGGGTGTCGAGGTGGGTGATCACGCCGAGCTCAATGGCCGTCACGTCAAAGTCGTCGGCACCGTGCGGGGCATCCGCGCGCCGGGTGGCGCCAACATCGTCTCCTCCCTGGCGACGGCACGCCGCATCGATCCTTCGCTGCTCCACACGGAGGATGTCGCCTATTACCTCGTCAAGCTGCGCGATCCCAAGCGGGCCGAGGCCGTGCGCGATGCGCTGCAACCCAAGGGGACATTTCGCCCATTCACGGTGTGGACGGCGGAGGAGTTCTCGTCGCAATCGCAAATGTATTGGGTCATGGAATCCGGCTCCGGCTCGGGTTTCGCGTTCTCCTCGCTTCTCGGCGCGGTGGTGGGCGCGGTGATCACGAGCCAGACCTTGATGGCGGCCATCGTGGCTTCGCTGCGTGAATACGCCACGTTGCGCGCGTTGGGCGTGTCGCTCGGTGCATTGCGGCGCGTCGTTCTGGAGCAATCGCTGTGGGTGGGGCTCATTGGATTGGTCATTACCCTGCTCACCACCTTCGCCCTACGAATGGCCGCCGATCGCATGGCCGTGACCATGCTGGTTCCGCCCGTGGCGGTGGCCGGCACCTCGGTTCTCGTGTTGGCCATTGCCGCGTGCTCGGGCCTTCTCGCGGTTCGTCAACTGGCGCGGGCCGAGCCTGCGTCCCTTCTTCGATGA
- a CDS encoding ABC transporter ATP-binding protein produces MNSTISATELHRSFTSGKTVTTVLRGIDVDVCPGELTLIIGPSGSGKSTLLAILSGLLRPDRGTVHVLGADLWTLSPARLDAFRLAHMGFVFQGFNLFPSLTALEQLLVLLRYRGITGRAASARAERALDEVGLSHRKNLRPAELSGGEKQRVAIARALVKQPELLFADEPTSALDGHNGQIVIELLHRIARQHRTTVLGVTHDGRLLRHADRVINVEDGVIVSDERPS; encoded by the coding sequence GTGAACTCGACCATCTCCGCCACAGAACTGCACCGCTCGTTCACCAGCGGCAAGACCGTGACCACCGTGTTGCGCGGCATCGACGTCGATGTGTGCCCCGGTGAATTGACCTTGATCATCGGCCCCTCAGGCTCGGGCAAGAGCACCTTGCTGGCGATTTTGAGCGGCCTTCTCCGCCCCGATCGCGGTACCGTGCACGTGCTCGGCGCCGATTTATGGACCTTGTCGCCGGCGCGGCTCGATGCGTTTCGCCTCGCGCACATGGGGTTCGTCTTTCAAGGGTTCAACCTCTTTCCGTCGCTCACGGCGCTGGAGCAGCTTCTCGTCTTGTTGCGCTACCGCGGCATCACCGGCCGGGCGGCGAGTGCGCGTGCCGAGCGTGCGCTCGACGAGGTGGGGCTCTCGCACCGCAAGAATCTCCGACCCGCGGAGTTGTCCGGCGGGGAAAAACAGCGCGTGGCCATCGCACGGGCGCTGGTGAAACAGCCCGAGCTGCTCTTTGCCGACGAGCCCACGAGTGCCCTCGACGGTCACAATGGCCAAATCGTCATCGAGTTGCTCCACCGCATTGCACGCCAGCACCGCACCACCGTGCTCGGGGTCACGCACGATGGGCGTCTGCTCCGGCACGCCGATCGGGTCATCAACGTCGAGGACGGCGTCATCGTGAGCGACGAGCGTCCGTCATGA
- a CDS encoding HlyD family efflux transporter periplasmic adaptor subunit, which produces MKRPIILLALALFACSKPLEEPAEKSTPWVAVAKGKIDIEGGVIKLAASRDGLIKQVFVEEGANVKAGTPLAQLDDQQAALSATVANKELAQARAALASLEVRARAADREVRRLEGLTASSAAPKGELDRARDEQALVATDIAAARANIEVARARQALAAYEVSLRTVRAPLDGEVIRRYARPGDGVSTLNVTPLFLFAPDAKRIVRSELVDRFVDKVTPGMPAEVLVESDESQVYPAKVLRVGRVFGLKQPSDDPAEKVDQRVVECVLAIDSQEIRIGQRVLVRILPSAPTPEADRVRK; this is translated from the coding sequence ATGAAGCGCCCTATCATTTTGCTCGCGCTGGCGTTGTTCGCGTGCAGCAAGCCGCTCGAGGAGCCCGCGGAGAAGAGCACCCCATGGGTGGCCGTTGCCAAAGGGAAAATCGATATCGAGGGCGGCGTGATCAAGCTGGCGGCGAGCCGTGATGGCCTCATCAAGCAGGTGTTCGTCGAGGAAGGTGCGAACGTCAAGGCGGGCACCCCGCTCGCGCAGCTCGATGATCAGCAGGCCGCGCTCTCCGCGACCGTGGCGAACAAGGAGCTCGCCCAAGCGCGGGCCGCGCTGGCCTCGTTGGAAGTGCGTGCGCGCGCGGCCGATCGCGAGGTGCGGCGGCTCGAGGGGCTCACCGCTTCCAGCGCCGCGCCGAAGGGCGAGCTCGATCGGGCGCGGGACGAGCAGGCGCTGGTGGCGACCGACATCGCCGCCGCACGCGCCAACATCGAGGTGGCGCGCGCCCGGCAAGCTTTGGCCGCGTACGAGGTGAGCCTGCGCACGGTGCGCGCACCGCTCGACGGCGAGGTCATTCGCCGCTACGCGCGCCCGGGCGACGGCGTCAGCACGCTCAATGTGACACCCCTGTTTCTCTTCGCGCCCGATGCAAAGCGCATCGTGCGCAGTGAATTGGTGGATCGCTTCGTGGACAAGGTAACCCCGGGCATGCCCGCGGAGGTGCTCGTCGAATCGGACGAATCGCAGGTGTACCCGGCGAAGGTGCTGCGCGTGGGGCGCGTCTTCGGCTTGAAGCAACCGAGTGACGACCCGGCGGAGAAAGTCGATCAGCGCGTGGTGGAGTGCGTGCTGGCCATCGACTCGCAGGAAATCCGCATCGGGCAGCGCGTGCTGGTGCGCATTTTACCCTCCGCCCCCACGCCGGAGGCCGACCGCGTTCGCAAATAG
- a CDS encoding LytTR family DNA-binding domain-containing protein — translation MISPQLRALVVEDEWPARHYLIELLQRTSKVDVVAAVATLDEAMQTLQRVDVDAVFVDIMLSGKSGDTSGLDWIRTVSPARPIQFVLATALPEHALSAFDLGVSDYLLKPFTAIRVAQCVERLLAARPVKEPSAEPAGPRRIVARDGSSLVFVPLEEVLAFEAAARLCFAHCVGGRFSVDLSLSALETAFEGTFLRVHRNWLVRPTLVRRYVKEMAELLVQLGERSCLVPVSRDRAQAVKDALFANAVGLRRGGGG, via the coding sequence ATGATTTCGCCCCAACTCCGCGCCCTCGTCGTCGAAGACGAATGGCCCGCGCGCCATTACTTGATCGAATTGCTCCAACGCACGTCCAAGGTGGATGTCGTGGCCGCGGTGGCCACACTCGACGAGGCGATGCAAACGCTCCAACGGGTGGACGTCGATGCGGTGTTCGTGGACATCATGCTCTCGGGCAAATCCGGAGATACTTCCGGGCTGGATTGGATCCGAACCGTCTCGCCGGCGCGTCCCATCCAATTCGTGTTGGCCACCGCCCTTCCCGAGCACGCGCTTTCGGCCTTCGATCTGGGGGTGAGCGACTATTTGCTCAAACCGTTCACGGCCATTCGTGTCGCGCAGTGCGTGGAGCGGCTCCTTGCCGCGCGCCCCGTGAAGGAGCCCTCCGCCGAGCCAGCGGGGCCGCGCAGGATCGTGGCGCGCGATGGCTCGAGCCTGGTATTCGTCCCGTTGGAAGAGGTTCTCGCCTTCGAAGCGGCGGCGCGCCTTTGCTTCGCGCATTGCGTGGGTGGGCGATTTTCCGTGGATTTGTCGCTGTCCGCGCTGGAGACGGCGTTCGAGGGCACGTTCCTGCGGGTGCACCGCAATTGGCTCGTGCGCCCCACGCTCGTGCGCCGCTACGTGAAAGAGATGGCCGAGCTCTTGGTGCAACTCGGCGAGCGCTCGTGCCTCGTGCCCGTATCGCGCGACCGCGCGCAGGCGGTGAAAGATGCGCTATTTGCGAACGCGGTCGGCCTCCGGCGTGGGGGCGGAGGGTAA
- a CDS encoding histidine kinase: protein MAKPKFIFLGLLAALAVLYVRDVVRAAFGVPDALPTLADFVISGIWLCAQMVLLTIAFHRSRQRGYGPKKAALVSLLVAAATSAPGYGAFLVLRHAFPTWGLLPPEPGEPETATFLFVLGLADSFFILSTWTLVIFYPTALLEARERASEADRLRREMELYRIRTTLEPHFVLNTLNAIGGLMTEEPETARQLVGDLGALLRDLVRESQERERPLGDELEWLERYTAILETRHAGRLAFEWDVAPALRAHKVPTLVLQPLVENAVQHGALCRASDGRIRLSAHLDNDQLVVVVEDNGPGLAEDAPREGARGLDMVRRRLALESPDAILRLESSDRGTRATLSLNAVQAQTA from the coding sequence GTGGCCAAGCCGAAATTCATCTTCCTGGGCCTGCTCGCAGCCCTGGCAGTTCTATATGTGCGGGACGTCGTGCGTGCGGCCTTCGGGGTTCCCGACGCACTGCCCACGCTCGCCGATTTCGTGATCAGCGGTATTTGGTTGTGCGCGCAGATGGTTCTGCTCACCATCGCCTTTCATCGGAGTAGGCAGCGAGGCTATGGGCCGAAGAAGGCGGCGTTGGTGTCGCTGCTGGTGGCGGCTGCCACCTCGGCCCCGGGCTATGGCGCTTTTTTGGTCCTTCGGCACGCGTTCCCCACGTGGGGGCTTCTCCCGCCCGAGCCCGGCGAGCCCGAGACGGCGACATTCTTGTTCGTGCTGGGATTGGCCGATTCGTTTTTCATCCTTTCCACGTGGACCTTGGTGATCTTCTATCCCACGGCCCTTCTCGAGGCGCGCGAGCGCGCATCCGAGGCGGACCGGCTGCGACGCGAAATGGAGCTGTATCGGATTCGCACCACGCTCGAACCGCATTTCGTGCTCAATACGCTGAATGCCATCGGCGGCCTGATGACCGAAGAGCCGGAAACGGCTCGTCAGCTCGTGGGCGACCTCGGCGCATTGCTGCGCGATCTCGTGCGCGAATCGCAGGAGCGGGAGCGACCGCTGGGGGACGAGCTCGAATGGCTCGAACGGTATACGGCCATTCTGGAGACGCGTCATGCCGGGAGGCTCGCCTTCGAGTGGGACGTGGCGCCCGCCCTGCGCGCGCACAAAGTGCCGACGTTGGTGCTGCAGCCACTGGTCGAGAACGCCGTGCAACATGGGGCGCTTTGCCGAGCGTCGGACGGACGAATTCGGCTTTCGGCACATCTCGACAACGATCAGCTCGTCGTGGTGGTCGAGGACAATGGACCGGGGTTGGCCGAGGATGCTCCGCGCGAGGGCGCGCGAGGGCTCGACATGGTACGAAGACGTCTCGCCCTCGAGTCTCCCGACGCTATCTTACGCCTCGAGAGCTCGGACCGCGGAACCCGCGCGACACTTTCCCTTAACGCCGTTCAAGCTCAAACTGCATGA
- a CDS encoding alpha/beta hydrolase: MGEISIHADVAAVNGVRMHYLRAGKGPLVVLLHGWPQTSHCWRHVVPELAAKFTVLAPDLRGYGRTDKPTTGYDKRTMASDIAQLVEKLGFDKARVVAHDRGARVAHRWALDRPDQVERLVLMDILPTREVREQLDMGITHGYWHWWFHLQPDLPEQLVGQNVGAYLGYFFEKWTYNRHGLPASAIDEYVRAFSAPGALRAGFDDYRATFPTDLDLDDADFAAGRRLSMPLLLLWGSESFLKKFPVVDIWHRYATDVRGEAIPECGHFIAEERPAVTLEHLRRFL, from the coding sequence ATGGGTGAAATTTCAATTCACGCGGACGTGGCCGCGGTCAATGGCGTGCGCATGCACTACCTGCGCGCAGGAAAGGGCCCGCTCGTCGTGCTGTTGCACGGATGGCCGCAGACGAGCCATTGCTGGCGCCACGTCGTGCCGGAGCTCGCGGCGAAGTTCACCGTGCTTGCACCGGATCTGCGCGGATATGGCCGCACGGACAAGCCCACCACGGGCTACGACAAGCGGACCATGGCATCGGATATCGCCCAGCTCGTGGAGAAGCTGGGCTTCGACAAGGCCAGGGTCGTGGCGCACGATCGCGGCGCGCGCGTGGCGCACCGATGGGCGCTGGATCGGCCGGATCAGGTCGAACGGCTGGTGCTCATGGATATACTGCCCACGCGCGAGGTGCGCGAGCAGCTCGATATGGGCATTACCCACGGCTATTGGCACTGGTGGTTTCACCTGCAACCGGATTTGCCCGAGCAGCTCGTGGGACAAAACGTCGGCGCCTACCTCGGGTACTTCTTCGAGAAGTGGACGTACAATCGCCATGGCCTGCCCGCCTCGGCCATCGACGAATACGTGCGCGCCTTCTCCGCCCCGGGTGCGTTGCGCGCGGGGTTCGACGATTACCGGGCGACGTTTCCCACGGATCTCGATTTGGACGATGCGGATTTCGCGGCGGGCCGCCGCTTGAGCATGCCGCTTTTGCTCTTGTGGGGCTCGGAGAGCTTTCTCAAGAAGTTCCCCGTGGTCGATATCTGGCATCGGTACGCGACCGACGTGCGCGGCGAAGCCATTCCCGAGTGCGGCCACTTCATTGCCGAAGAGCGCCCCGCGGTCACATTGGAACATCTGAGGCGATTCCTCTGA
- a CDS encoding glutathione S-transferase family protein translates to MERVLYVGTKNASSWSLRAWLALREQRIPFEERLIDIRRPQRAEELARVAKFSPPGAVPVLVEGDTVIFDSLAIMEYASEIGERPLLPQDAHLRARARALMAWMHAGLSNLCAPLSFESTFYPTRPPMTEAVRREGNRIVAVWSDELTRHGGPYLVGDLSLADLAFVPTVRRLQAHGIDLGAKPHVSAWAERLMHRPTVLEWMREAEALPPVILEE, encoded by the coding sequence ATGGAACGTGTGCTTTACGTTGGAACGAAGAACGCCTCGAGTTGGTCCCTGCGCGCTTGGCTTGCGCTTCGTGAACAGCGCATCCCTTTCGAAGAGCGCCTCATCGATATTCGACGTCCGCAACGCGCGGAGGAACTGGCCCGTGTGGCCAAGTTTTCCCCGCCGGGGGCGGTGCCGGTGCTCGTCGAGGGCGATACCGTCATCTTCGATTCGCTCGCCATCATGGAGTACGCGAGCGAAATCGGTGAGCGCCCGCTGCTCCCGCAAGATGCGCACCTGCGTGCACGGGCCCGCGCGCTCATGGCCTGGATGCACGCGGGCCTTTCCAATCTATGCGCACCGCTCTCGTTCGAGAGCACCTTTTACCCGACGCGCCCGCCGATGACCGAGGCGGTGCGGCGGGAGGGCAACCGCATCGTCGCCGTCTGGAGCGATGAGCTCACACGCCACGGCGGACCTTACTTGGTGGGCGACCTGTCCCTGGCCGATCTCGCATTCGTCCCCACGGTGCGACGCCTGCAGGCGCACGGCATCGACCTGGGCGCGAAGCCGCACGTCTCGGCATGGGCCGAGCGACTCATGCATCGACCCACCGTGCTCGAATGGATGCGGGAAGCGGAGGCGTTGCCGCCGGTCATCCTCGAGGAGTAA